A stretch of the Argentina anserina chromosome 6, drPotAnse1.1, whole genome shotgun sequence genome encodes the following:
- the LOC126797489 gene encoding double-stranded RNA-binding protein 5, with protein sequence MYKNQLQELAQRSCFNLPSYSCIREGPDHAPRFKASVNFNGEIFESPNYCTTLRQAEHSAAEVALNVLSTRGPSRSLTARVLDETGIYKNLLQETAHRAGLKLPVYTTVRSGPGHVPTFTCSVELAGMNFNGEAAKTKKQAEKNAAIAAWSALKRRGGESSDDHEQQEQEVVAKLLAKIRLSNKEHSRHLRRPDHQTQARRRTVRGAHIHSHSPRDNNASASSNSVVQNQQHWKVIQDLLTDLVPQVSSTSQKQTSFASLLPPPPPRTESKILPPTTTLNKYDTWSSCYNSNYNRPIPVQMRGPSRSEVVPPPLEEHQKDEEEWLGMKSDILISKKLNSEKEGHSPNRSNYFSNPISPVFGSSCAYSRQFAMSANPIKAPTVASSSSSSLLGRRTVYPQGFNPYSHRVAPAVQIRSVIPVCAAPPVAVRPSSVTPTNPPALPTLARTKDSSDCTSASTSSQAVAVLKKFGGNLQHHQQPGAAQSDGMLQASCDVGAEQVTQIERH encoded by the exons ATGTATAAGAACCAGCTGCAGGAGCTTGCACAGAGAAGCTGTTTCAACCTTCCTTCATATTCTTGCATCAGAGAAGGACCAGACCATGCACCACGATTCAAAGCTTCTGTAAACTTCAATGGTGAGATCTTCGAAAGTCCAAACTACTGCACGACATTGAGACAAGCAGAGCACTCTGCTGCGGAAGTAGCCCTGAATGTTCTTTCTACTAGGGGCCCTTCAAGGTCTTTAACTGCAAGAGTTCTT GATGAAACTGGAATTTATAAGAACTTGCTTCAAGAAACAGCTCACAGAGCTGGGCTAAAATTGCCTGTATACACTACTGTGAGATCAGGGCCTGGACATGTTCCAACTTTCACTTGTAGTGTAGAGCTTGCTGGCATGAATTTTAATGGAGAGGCAGCAAAAACCAAGAAACAAGCTGAGAAGAATGCTGCAATTGCTGCTTGGTCTGCCTTGAAAAGAA gaggaggagagagtaGTGATGATCATGAACAGCAGGAGCAGGAAGTCGTGGCAAAGCTGCTCGCGAAAATTAGACTCTCAAACAAAGAACACAGCAGACATTTAAGAAGACCGGATCATCAAACTCAAGCAAGGAGAAGAACTGTTAGGGGTGCTCATATTCATAGTCATAGTCCTAGGGACAACAATGCCTCGGCTTCTTCCAACTCTGTTGTACAGAATCAACAACATTGGAAGGTAATACAAGATCTGTTAACGGATTTGGTTCCTCAAGTTTCTAGTACTTCACAGAAACAAACTAGCTTTGCTTCTCTCCTTCCTCCACCGCCGCCGCGAACGGAGTCCAAGATTCTGCCACCAACAACCACGCTCAACAAATATGACACTTGGTCCTCGTGctacaattccaattataATAGGCCTATTCCTGTCCAAATGAGAGGTCCTAGTAGATCGGAGGTTGTTCCACCTCCGTTGGAAGAGCACCAAAAGGATGAAGAAGAATGGCTTGGTATGAAGTCAGATATCTTGATCAGTAAGAAGTTGAATAGTGAAAAGGAAGGCCATAGTCCCAACCGCAGTAACTATTTTTCAAATCCAATCAGTCCTGTTTTTGGTTCCAGTTGTGCGTACAGCAGGCAATTTGCAATGTCTGCAAATCCAATAAAAGCACCAACTGTTGCAAGTTCGAGTTCGAGTTCCCTCCTGGGCAGAAGAACCGTGTACCCTCAAGGGTTTAATCCTTACAGTCATAGGGTTGCCCCAGCAGTTCAAATAAGATCAGTGATTCCTGTATGTGCAGCACCACCTGTAGCAGTGAGGCCCTCATCAGTAACTCCAACAAACCCGCCAGCATTGCCAACATTAGCTAGAACGAAAGATAGCAGTGACTGTACTAGTGCCAGTACTAGTTCACAAGCAGTAGCGGTGTTGAAAAAATTTGGAGGCAACCTGCAGCATCATCAACAACCAGGAGCAGCTCAAAGTGATGGAATGTTGCAAGCGAGTTGTGATGTTGGAGCTGAACAAGTTACACAAATCGAGAGACATTAG
- the LOC126797620 gene encoding glycerophosphodiester phosphodiesterase GDPD1, chloroplastic-like, whose protein sequence is MALKAVHVSDVPNLDQVPANASLQRCSTRISKGVEFGLVASRIPKFLVIGHRGNGMNALQSSDRRMRAIKENSIMSFNTAAKYPLDFVEFDVQVTRDGCPVIFHDDFILTEDQGTVFEKRITELCLTEFLNYGPQREAGKEGKPLLRKNKDGQIVRWDVENDDSLCTLQEVFEKVQPSLGFNIEIKFDDHIVYQEEYLIRVLQSIMKVVFEYAKDRPIVFSTFQPDASILIKKLQNTYPVFFLTNGGNEIYYDLRRNSLDEAMKVCLEGSLDGIVSEVRGVFRNPEVVTKIKESKLSLLTYGKLNNVPEAVYMQHLMGIEGVIVDFVEAITEAVCDMIKPFAATEEDGDNLLEGDGKMQLKSKPQFSQRELSFLLKLIPELIRL, encoded by the exons atggcTTTGAAGGCTGTCCATGTTTCCGACGTCCCTAACCTCGATCAGGTGCCGGCAAATGCCTCCTTGCAGCGTTGCTCCACCCGCATCTCCAAAG GTGTGGAATTTGGCCTGGTGGCATCGAGAATACCAAAGTTTCTGGTGATCGGACACCGAGGAAATGGAATGAACGCTTTACAGTCATCTGATCGGAGAATGAGAGCCATCAAGGAAAACTCCATTATGTCGTTCAACACTGCTGCCAAATACCCTCTTGATTTCGTCGAATTCGATGTCCAG GTAACCAGAGATGGCTGCCCCGTCATATTTCACGACGACTTCATCCTCACCGAAGATCAG GGAACTGTGTTTGAGAAGAGAATTACTGAACTGTGTCTGACGGAGTTCCTAAATTATGGTCCACAAAGAGAGGCAGGGAAGGAAGGAAAGCCATTGTTGAGGAAAAACAAAGACGGCCAAATTGTTAGATGGGATGTTGAAAATGATGACTCCCTCTGTACCCTCCAAGAAGTCTTTGAGAAGGTTCAACCTTCTCTTGGCTTCAACATTGAGATCAAATTCGACGACCACATTGTTTACCAGGAGGAATATCTCATACGCGTCCTCCAATCCATCATGAAA GTTGTGTTTGAGTACGCCAAAGATAGGCCCATTGTATTCTCCACATTCCAGCCTGATGCATCGATCCTGATTAAGAAGTTGCAGAACACCTaccct GTCTTTTTCTTGACAAATGGTGGGAATGAGATTTACTATGATTTGAGGAGGAATTCTTTGGATGAAGCAATGAAGGTGTGCTTGGAGGGTAGTTTGGATGGTATAGTGTCGGAGGTGAGAGGTGTCTTCAGAAATCCTGAGGTGGTGACCAAGATCAAGGAGTCCAAGCTTTCACTTCTAACCTATGGCAAACTAAA TAATGTTCCGGAAGCTGTATACATGCAACACCTAATGGGAATTGAGGGAGTGATTGTGGATTTTGTGGAAGCGATCACAGAGGCAGTGTGTGATATGATAAAGCCATTTGCGGCGACAGAAGAAGACGGGGACAATTTGTTAGAAGGGGACGGGAAGATGCAATTGAAATCAAAGCCGCAGTTCTCCCAGAGGGAGCTTTCCTTTCTGTTGAAGCTCATTCCAGAGTTGATACGACTCTGA
- the LOC126799840 gene encoding uncharacterized protein LOC126799840 isoform X2, with the protein MGCGISRFGRNSPESDNLSSSSQSMPQPQPEGVNSADGVQEQEESTPPSPEPAPAAVLEREEIERIKVNQPDSKEDADEDNNKHGHEEADDSIFRYPRSPSFREYCTDPEIRFGVDSSPDSDDDDMDSHRTSRKVSKSTVSSPNAQDKLVPQSGLNGETEAKDDGKGRPSAFSSTGLKIRNVLGNKWGRSTTQGRSLRSYFQVSTWHRPSYFTKSSVAKAE; encoded by the exons ATGGGTTGTGGCATTTCCAGGTTTGGACGGAATAGTCCTGAGAGTGATAACCTTAGTTCCTCTTCTCAAAGTATGCCTCAGCCACAGCCGGAAGGGGTGAATTCCGCAGATGGGGTGCAGGAGCAAGAAGAATCAACGCCACCTTCACCGGAACCGGCACCGGCAGCAGTATTAGAAAGAGAAGAGATTGAGAGGATCAAAGTAAACCAACCCGACAGTAAGGAGGATGCAGACGAGGACAACAACAAACATGGTCATGAAGAGGCGGATGATAGCATCTTTAGATATCCTCGTTCCCCAAGTTTTAGGGAATATTGCACCGACCCTGAAATTCGATTTGGGGTTGACAGCAGCCCGGACAGCGATG ATGATGATATGGATAGTCATCGAACAAGTAGGAAGGTAAGCAAATCAACAGTGTCATCTCCGAATGCACAAGACAAG CTGGTGCCACAGTCAGGATTAAATGGTGAAACGGAGGCGAAAGATGACGGCAAAGGAAGACCGTCAGCGTTTTCATCAACGGGactaaaaataagaaatgTGTTGGGGAACAAATGGGGGCGGAGCACCACGCAAGGAAGATCATTAAGATCCTACTTTCAAGTCTCCACTTGGCACAGACCCAGTTATTTTACTAAATCATCAGTTGCAAAAGCCGAATGA
- the LOC126799840 gene encoding uncharacterized protein LOC126799840 isoform X1, translating to MGCGISRFGRNSPESDNLSSSSQSMPQPQPEGVNSADGVQEQEESTPPSPEPAPAAVLEREEIERIKVNQPDSKEDADEDNNKHGHEEADDSIFRYPRSPSFREYCTDPEIRFGVDSSPDSDDDDMDSHRTSRKVSKSTVSSPNAQDKQLVPQSGLNGETEAKDDGKGRPSAFSSTGLKIRNVLGNKWGRSTTQGRSLRSYFQVSTWHRPSYFTKSSVAKAE from the exons ATGGGTTGTGGCATTTCCAGGTTTGGACGGAATAGTCCTGAGAGTGATAACCTTAGTTCCTCTTCTCAAAGTATGCCTCAGCCACAGCCGGAAGGGGTGAATTCCGCAGATGGGGTGCAGGAGCAAGAAGAATCAACGCCACCTTCACCGGAACCGGCACCGGCAGCAGTATTAGAAAGAGAAGAGATTGAGAGGATCAAAGTAAACCAACCCGACAGTAAGGAGGATGCAGACGAGGACAACAACAAACATGGTCATGAAGAGGCGGATGATAGCATCTTTAGATATCCTCGTTCCCCAAGTTTTAGGGAATATTGCACCGACCCTGAAATTCGATTTGGGGTTGACAGCAGCCCGGACAGCGATG ATGATGATATGGATAGTCATCGAACAAGTAGGAAGGTAAGCAAATCAACAGTGTCATCTCCGAATGCACAAGACAAG CAGCTGGTGCCACAGTCAGGATTAAATGGTGAAACGGAGGCGAAAGATGACGGCAAAGGAAGACCGTCAGCGTTTTCATCAACGGGactaaaaataagaaatgTGTTGGGGAACAAATGGGGGCGGAGCACCACGCAAGGAAGATCATTAAGATCCTACTTTCAAGTCTCCACTTGGCACAGACCCAGTTATTTTACTAAATCATCAGTTGCAAAAGCCGAATGA